A DNA window from Anastrepha ludens isolate Willacy chromosome 6, idAnaLude1.1, whole genome shotgun sequence contains the following coding sequences:
- the LOC128868060 gene encoding coenzyme Q-binding protein COQ10, mitochondrial-like translates to MGRSFTRSCGIFCGVMFKNAKLLLANRQLIGCTYTQLSTAAGRNVNCPQRDFFTFSDLTNKNREYAKKELIGYSMQEMYDVVADVSNYYKFVPYVKKSLVHSKRNDGFKADLIVGFPPLNESYTSNVSLQNPVLVKSVCTDGRLFNYLRNNWRFSPGLKDIPQSCVVDFKVAFEFKSLIHSNIANIFFDLICDQMDHAFVAEAERRYGPPSIKSLTLWRRS, encoded by the exons ATGGGCAGATCGTTCACACGTAGCTGTGGAATTTTTTGTGGCGTAATGTTCAAGAACGCAAAATTGTTGCTGGCAAATAGGCAACTTATCGGTTGCACCTACACACAATTG AGCACAGCTGCCGGCAGAAACGTGAACTGTCCTCAACGAGACTTCTTCACTTTTAGTGATCTTACAAACAAGAATCGGGAATATGCCAAAAAGGAGTTAATTGG ATactcgatgcaagaaatgtatGATGTGGTCGCCGACGTATCGAACTATTATAAGTTTGTGCCATACGTGAAGAAATCACTCGTACACAGTAAGCGTAATGACGGCTTCAAGGCTGACTTAATTGTCGGTTTCCCACCGCTGAATGAAAGTTATACATCAAATGTTTCGCTTCAAAATCCTGTGCTGGTAAAATCTGTATGCACAGATGGAAGATTATTCAACTATTTGCGTAACAATTGGCGATTTAGTCCCGGTCTGAAGGATATTCCACAATCTTGTGTTGTGGATTTCAAAGTAGCTTTCGAATTCAAATCGCTGATACACAgcaatattgcaaatatttttttcgatttaatttGCGATCAAATGGACCATGCTTTTGTGGCGGAAGCTGAACGACGATATGGACCACCTTCAATTAAATCGCTTACATTATGGCGAAGATCTTGA